The following coding sequences are from one Tissierella sp. window:
- a CDS encoding dihydrolipoamide acetyltransferase family protein, which produces MKYEFRFPDIGEGIREGTLMKWLVHEGEDIEEGQSLAEVETDKVTTEIPSPRTGKVLELKFEEGDTIEVEQVFITISIGGESENSQAPEEQEVVEEETAGVVGEVIASSELIPASTEGMITSSKESDEAKKVLATPVARQLAKDLNVDIRTVQGTGPNGRVMKEDINKTKETSQPIQQVKAAEISSDSIVYSDSERIERIPLTRIRKTIAEQMVVSRFTIPHTTAMDEIDVTALDEFRNKYKDRLKTEDVNLTYLPFIIKAVINILKEYPEFNSSYDMENQELLLKHFYHIGIATDTDRGLMVPVLRDADKKSIVHIAKEIEDLTSRAKNNKSELHELKGSTFTITNFGSIGGLFGIPIINYPESAILGMGRIVKKPIVKDDEIVIAKVLPLSLSYDHRIIDGASGARFLNLLSQLLSDPEILLMKS; this is translated from the coding sequence ATAGAGGAAGGTCAATCTCTAGCAGAAGTTGAAACAGATAAAGTCACAACAGAAATACCATCTCCAAGGACAGGTAAAGTCTTAGAGTTGAAGTTTGAAGAAGGAGATACAATTGAAGTAGAGCAAGTATTTATCACTATCAGCATTGGTGGAGAATCTGAAAATTCTCAAGCTCCTGAGGAGCAAGAAGTAGTAGAGGAAGAAACTGCTGGTGTAGTAGGTGAAGTAATAGCTTCTTCAGAATTAATTCCAGCTAGTACAGAGGGTATGATTACTTCATCTAAAGAATCAGATGAAGCTAAAAAAGTCCTGGCTACTCCAGTTGCTCGGCAATTAGCTAAAGACTTAAATGTTGATATAAGGACAGTCCAAGGCACTGGCCCGAATGGTAGAGTGATGAAAGAAGATATAAACAAAACTAAGGAAACTAGTCAGCCTATCCAACAGGTAAAAGCAGCTGAAATCTCTAGCGATAGTATTGTATACAGTGATAGTGAAAGAATTGAGAGAATTCCACTTACTAGAATTCGAAAGACCATAGCAGAGCAAATGGTAGTATCTAGATTTACCATACCTCATACAACAGCAATGGATGAAATAGATGTAACTGCACTTGATGAGTTTAGAAATAAATATAAGGATAGGTTGAAGACTGAGGATGTTAATTTAACCTATTTACCTTTCATTATCAAAGCCGTTATCAATATATTAAAAGAATATCCTGAATTTAATTCATCCTATGATATGGAAAATCAGGAACTATTACTAAAACACTTTTATCATATAGGTATAGCTACTGATACTGATAGAGGTCTGATGGTGCCGGTCCTTAGAGATGCGGATAAGAAGAGTATAGTTCATATTGCCAAGGAAATTGAAGATTTAACTAGTCGTGCTAAAAATAATAAATCTGAACTTCATGAGCTAAAGGGCAGTACTTTTACTATTACTAATTTTGGCTCTATTGGAGGACTGTTTGGAATCCCAATTATTAACTATCCAGAGTCAGCAATCTTGGGTATGGGTCGTATTGTTAAAAAACCTATAGTGAAAGATGATGAAATAGTAATCGCTAAGGTTCTACCTTTATCCCTTTCCTATGATCACAGAATAATTGATGGTGCCAGTGGAGCTCGTTTCCTAAATCTATTATCCCAGCTTTTATCTGACCCTGAAATATTGTTGATGAAATCTTAG